In a single window of the Bacteroidota bacterium genome:
- a CDS encoding bifunctional (p)ppGpp synthetase/guanosine-3',5'-bis(diphosphate) 3'-pyrophosphohydrolase, protein MIDTTSQQDRQEKDKQEILSAYRSLMRACEDLASRSERREIRRAFEYALQAHEGARRKSGEPYILHPIAVAKIAAKEMHLDATSVIAALLHDVVEDTFAEISDIKEEFGSEVATIIDGLTKISGVFDNKSSAQAENFRKMLLTLSADVRVILIKLADRLHNMRTLQYMKKEGQLKIASETIYLYAPLANRLGLHAVKVELEDLALKYTEPTIYLQINSKLMRVQRESRYYILQFIRSIREKLSASGMQFRILHRFKSVYSIYAKMVKQEIPFEEVFDLFAIRIIIDSPADLEKSECWKAYSLVTELYRPNPERMRDWLTIPKSNGYESLHVTVMGPRGRWIEVQIRSERMDYGAEHGMAAHWKYKDGTQMHDERFLNWLGRVRELLENPNLNAVDVVKEFKTNLVPDEAFVFTPKGDLKQLPAGSTVIDFAYEIHSLVGDTCIGAKVNNKVVPLSYTLNNGDQVEIITSKKQSPKDEWLQYAHTTKAKHKIKESLKLQRRTVEDKGREIFKWKARNYSLDKKEVTKELLAFFKIPNEGQFFYLLGLHKLDMDRLQEFIRIKEQGGKIRIEDLEPTQKNIKSRQEFEEWLIENKGLTSDSLLIGEDMDIRDYKFATCCHPVPGDDILAFFVPEEGLVIHRPNCPKAISLMSNWGKNIIKAKWTEMADISLLAGVKIIGEDRQGMMNDLIRVVSGQMKLNIRSITIDSMDGMFEGVFKVFVRNTKELENLGTKLKTVPGVFTVSRVDHM, encoded by the coding sequence ATGATCGATACCACGAGTCAGCAAGATCGGCAAGAAAAAGACAAGCAAGAGATACTGAGCGCCTATCGCAGTCTCATGCGCGCCTGCGAGGATTTGGCATCACGTTCCGAGCGTCGCGAGATCAGGCGCGCATTTGAGTATGCATTGCAGGCGCATGAGGGCGCAAGGCGTAAAAGTGGCGAACCTTATATCCTCCATCCCATTGCCGTGGCGAAAATTGCTGCCAAGGAAATGCACCTGGACGCCACAAGCGTGATCGCAGCCTTGTTGCACGACGTCGTTGAAGACACATTTGCCGAAATCTCCGACATCAAGGAAGAGTTTGGCTCCGAAGTCGCCACGATCATTGACGGGCTCACCAAGATTTCCGGCGTTTTTGACAATAAAAGCTCGGCACAGGCAGAGAACTTCCGGAAAATGCTGCTGACCCTCAGCGCAGACGTGCGGGTGATCCTGATCAAGCTCGCAGACCGCCTGCACAACATGCGCACGCTGCAGTACATGAAAAAGGAAGGGCAGCTCAAAATCGCCTCCGAAACGATCTACCTCTATGCACCCCTCGCCAACCGGCTCGGTTTGCATGCTGTCAAGGTCGAGTTGGAGGACCTTGCGCTGAAATACACCGAACCAACGATTTACCTGCAGATCAATTCCAAGTTGATGCGCGTGCAACGCGAGAGCAGGTATTACATCTTGCAGTTCATCCGGTCGATCCGCGAAAAGCTGAGTGCCTCCGGAATGCAGTTCAGGATCCTGCACCGCTTCAAATCGGTCTATTCGATTTATGCGAAGATGGTCAAGCAGGAGATTCCGTTTGAGGAGGTTTTTGACTTGTTTGCCATTCGCATCATCATCGACAGCCCGGCCGACCTCGAAAAATCAGAGTGCTGGAAAGCCTATTCCTTGGTGACGGAGCTTTACCGCCCCAATCCGGAAAGGATGCGGGACTGGCTCACGATTCCCAAGTCCAACGGCTACGAATCGCTCCACGTCACGGTCATGGGCCCCCGCGGGCGCTGGATCGAGGTTCAGATTCGCAGCGAAAGAATGGACTATGGCGCCGAACATGGCATGGCAGCGCATTGGAAGTACAAGGACGGCACACAGATGCATGACGAGCGCTTCCTGAACTGGCTTGGACGTGTGCGTGAACTGCTTGAAAATCCGAATCTTAATGCAGTCGACGTCGTCAAGGAGTTTAAGACGAATCTCGTTCCTGACGAGGCGTTTGTCTTTACCCCCAAAGGCGATTTGAAGCAGTTGCCGGCCGGCTCGACCGTGATTGACTTTGCCTATGAAATCCATAGCCTCGTGGGCGACACCTGCATCGGAGCAAAAGTCAACAACAAGGTGGTGCCGCTGAGCTATACCCTCAACAACGGCGATCAGGTCGAAATCATCACCTCCAAAAAGCAAAGTCCCAAGGACGAATGGTTGCAATACGCGCATACCACGAAGGCCAAACACAAGATCAAGGAGTCGCTCAAATTGCAGCGAAGGACGGTCGAAGATAAAGGCCGGGAAATCTTCAAGTGGAAGGCCCGCAACTACAGTCTCGACAAAAAGGAAGTCACCAAGGAACTCCTCGCCTTCTTCAAAATCCCGAATGAAGGTCAATTTTTCTACCTCCTCGGCTTGCATAAACTGGACATGGACCGGTTGCAGGAGTTTATTCGGATCAAGGAACAAGGTGGGAAAATTCGGATCGAGGATCTCGAACCGACGCAAAAGAACATCAAAAGCCGGCAAGAATTTGAGGAGTGGCTGATTGAAAACAAGGGCTTGACGTCTGACAGTCTTTTGATTGGCGAAGACATGGACATTCGGGACTACAAGTTCGCGACATGTTGCCACCCAGTGCCGGGAGACGATATCCTGGCCTTTTTTGTGCCCGAGGAAGGATTGGTGATTCACCGTCCCAATTGCCCGAAAGCCATTTCTTTGATGAGCAATTGGGGCAAGAATATCATCAAGGCAAAATGGACGGAGATGGCCGATATCAGCCTGTTGGCAGGGGTGAAAATCATCGGCGAAGACCGGCAAGGCATGATGAACGACCTGATTCGGGTTGTTTCCGGGCAAATGAAACTGAACATTCGCAGCATTACCATCGACTCGATGGACGGCATGTTTGAGGGAGTCTTCAAGGTATTCGTGCGGAATACCAAGGAGTTGGAAAACTTGGGAACCAAACTCAAGACCGTTCCGGGTGTGTTTACCGTGAGTCGCGTGGACCATATGTAA
- a CDS encoding MoxR family ATPase, giving the protein MQDQYAKSDTNAALQEQIQDKAAKVNRLFTEIEKTVVGQKKMVSRLLIGLFSNGHILLEGVPGLAKTLTISSVAQVLHLSFKRIQFTPDLLPADLIGTLIYNQREATFEVKKGPIFANIVLADEINRSPAKVQSALLEAMQEKQVTIGETTFKLEPPFLVLATQNPVEQEGTYPLPEAQVDRFMMKVYVDYPSKSEEKEIMHRMARTSAPEPLRAQLTKEEIFEIRKLVDQVRLSDRLEDYIVDIVLATRNPELYGLKEMKPYIEFGASPRASIALNLASKCHAFMQGRSYVMPEDIKAIAPDVLNHRIILNYEAEAEEVTTNMITEKILRTLPTPSAV; this is encoded by the coding sequence ATGCAGGATCAATACGCTAAAAGTGATACAAATGCCGCCTTGCAGGAGCAAATCCAAGACAAGGCAGCCAAAGTGAACCGACTCTTTACCGAGATCGAAAAGACGGTCGTCGGACAGAAAAAAATGGTCAGTCGTTTGCTCATTGGCCTATTTAGCAACGGGCATATCTTGCTCGAAGGCGTACCTGGGCTTGCGAAAACGTTGACGATTTCCTCTGTTGCGCAAGTGCTCCACCTGAGCTTCAAGCGGATTCAGTTCACGCCTGACCTTTTGCCTGCCGACTTGATCGGCACACTCATTTACAATCAGCGCGAGGCTACCTTCGAGGTCAAGAAAGGCCCGATTTTCGCCAATATCGTGCTCGCCGATGAGATCAACCGTTCGCCGGCCAAGGTCCAAAGCGCCTTGCTTGAGGCCATGCAAGAAAAGCAGGTGACGATTGGCGAAACCACCTTCAAGCTTGAACCACCGTTCCTCGTGCTTGCCACACAAAACCCTGTGGAACAGGAAGGTACCTATCCCCTGCCTGAAGCGCAGGTCGACCGTTTCATGATGAAGGTCTACGTCGATTATCCGAGCAAGTCTGAGGAAAAAGAGATCATGCACCGGATGGCCCGCACTTCCGCGCCAGAGCCGTTGCGTGCCCAATTGACCAAGGAGGAAATTTTCGAAATCCGCAAATTGGTCGATCAAGTGAGACTGAGCGATCGTTTGGAAGATTATATCGTCGATATCGTGCTTGCCACGCGCAATCCTGAGCTCTACGGTCTCAAGGAAATGAAGCCCTACATCGAATTTGGCGCATCCCCACGTGCATCCATCGCGTTGAACCTGGCCTCCAAATGCCATGCTTTTATGCAAGGACGCAGCTACGTGATGCCCGAAGACATCAAGGCGATTGCGCCCGACGTGCTCAATCACCGCATCATCCTGAACTACGAAGCCGAAGCCGAGGAAGTCACGACGAATATGATCACGGAGAAAATCCTCCGGACACTTCCCACGCCTTCGGCAGTTTGA
- a CDS encoding BlaI/MecI/CopY family transcriptional regulator: MKKLTRAEEEMMLVLWKLNKAFLKDIIASYPEPRPNQSTVSTILRTLEKKGFARHTAYSKTFEYYPTVPKRAYSRIFFNDFLEKYFGGSYEELVAFLSSEMALQLRVPEEVATEKTKVQKPVEQVENLAQLSLF; the protein is encoded by the coding sequence ATGAAGAAGCTCACCCGTGCGGAGGAGGAAATGATGTTGGTGCTTTGGAAGCTCAACAAGGCCTTTTTGAAGGATATTATCGCCTCTTATCCTGAACCCAGACCGAATCAGAGCACGGTCTCCACGATCCTGCGCACGCTCGAGAAGAAGGGATTTGCCCGGCATACTGCCTACAGCAAAACTTTTGAATACTATCCAACGGTTCCCAAACGCGCCTACAGTCGCATATTCTTCAACGACTTCCTTGAAAAATATTTTGGCGGCTCGTACGAAGAGCTTGTAGCCTTCCTTTCTTCGGAAATGGCCTTGCAACTCCGTGTTCCTGAGGAGGTTGCGACCGAAAAGACAAAAGTTCAAAAACCGGTTGAGCAGGTCGAAAATTTGGCGCAGCTGAGTTTGTTTTAG
- a CDS encoding DUF2795 domain-containing protein — MYWTLELATYLEDAPWPATKDELIDFAQRSGAPLEVEENLEDLPDDGMAYESIEEIWPDYPTKDDFLFNEDEY; from the coding sequence ATGTATTGGACCCTCGAACTCGCAACCTATCTTGAAGACGCTCCTTGGCCTGCGACCAAAGATGAATTGATTGACTTTGCGCAACGCTCAGGCGCGCCGCTTGAAGTTGAGGAAAATCTGGAAGACTTGCCCGATGACGGCATGGCTTATGAAAGCATCGAAGAAATTTGGCCAGATTACCCGACCAAAGACGACTTTCTCTTCAACGAAGACGAATACTGA
- a CDS encoding CPBP family intramembrane metalloprotease, which translates to MNINRFLAGAWKGQQDPTLQVVAIFATWVIFLVLGGSLLLVPVLALQITDPSKAAAYLEDPTNFSLLGIDMTLVFVLIMMQFVVGMVGLWIMERYVLKKQFRWVVTGFKRFRWRRMMAGMGVWMGMMCIYQLVGYLIDPDSVKMTVDMNRFLVFLPIAMVLVPIQSAFEEIAIRGQLMHGLIRLAPRAPYLPLLLSSGIFAFLHGMNNEVQEYGVVLMMAHYFTFGLVLGAFALIDEGLELSIGIHAGNNLFSLCLVSYPGSSLSTPTLLEQQGMAAAADFLVMLAFVVIMYFIFFGRRKNAPLAIVENISTGPAEPEDAFEKA; encoded by the coding sequence ATGAATATCAATCGTTTTTTGGCAGGAGCCTGGAAAGGGCAGCAAGACCCAACCTTGCAGGTCGTCGCCATTTTCGCAACCTGGGTCATCTTTCTCGTCCTTGGAGGAAGTTTGTTGCTTGTTCCTGTTTTGGCACTTCAAATTACGGATCCATCCAAAGCAGCTGCCTACCTCGAGGATCCAACCAATTTCAGCTTGTTGGGTATTGACATGACCTTGGTTTTTGTGCTGATCATGATGCAATTCGTGGTCGGGATGGTCGGCCTCTGGATCATGGAACGTTATGTTTTGAAAAAGCAATTTCGCTGGGTAGTCACAGGATTCAAGCGGTTTCGGTGGCGCCGGATGATGGCCGGAATGGGCGTTTGGATGGGAATGATGTGCATTTACCAGCTGGTGGGATACCTGATTGATCCGGATTCGGTGAAAATGACGGTGGATATGAACCGCTTTCTGGTATTCCTGCCGATCGCCATGGTTTTGGTCCCGATTCAAAGTGCATTTGAGGAAATCGCCATTCGCGGGCAATTGATGCATGGCTTGATTCGCCTTGCGCCGCGTGCCCCCTACCTTCCTTTGCTGTTGAGTTCCGGGATTTTTGCTTTTCTGCACGGGATGAACAATGAAGTCCAAGAATACGGCGTCGTGTTGATGATGGCGCATTATTTTACCTTTGGATTGGTTTTGGGCGCTTTTGCCTTGATCGACGAAGGTTTGGAACTGAGCATCGGCATCCATGCGGGCAATAACCTTTTCTCGCTTTGTCTGGTTTCCTACCCCGGTTCGAGCCTTTCAACCCCAACGCTTTTGGAACAGCAAGGCATGGCCGCCGCAGCGGATTTTTTGGTCATGCTGGCATTTGTCGTGATCATGTACTTCATCTTCTTTGGCAGGCGGAAAAATGCCCCTTTGGCCATTGTTGAAAACATCAGCACGGGCCCCGCAGAGCCGGAAGACGCATTCGAAAAGGCCTGA
- a CDS encoding CoA transferase subunit B has product MALKKEQIAQRIAQELRDGYYVNLGIGIPTLVANYIPTGISVVFQSENGLLGMGPFPFEDEVDADMINAGKQTVTTLPGSSLFDSATSFAMIRGGHVQLTVLGAMEVNDRGDIANWKIPGKMVKGMGGAMDLVASADNIIVAMQHTNREGESKLLKQCTLPITGVGCVKKVVSDLGVFDIDPARGFILLERAPGVSVEEIVAKTEGRLVVEGEIPEMTF; this is encoded by the coding sequence ATGGCTCTGAAAAAAGAACAAATAGCACAACGCATCGCCCAGGAATTGCGCGACGGCTACTACGTGAACCTCGGCATCGGCATTCCGACCTTGGTTGCGAACTATATTCCAACGGGAATTTCGGTTGTGTTCCAGTCAGAAAATGGCTTGTTGGGCATGGGGCCCTTTCCATTCGAAGACGAAGTGGATGCCGACATGATCAACGCTGGAAAGCAGACGGTGACGACTTTGCCAGGTTCGTCGCTGTTTGATTCGGCCACGAGTTTTGCCATGATCCGCGGCGGACATGTGCAGCTGACCGTGTTGGGAGCCATGGAGGTGAATGATCGCGGCGACATCGCCAACTGGAAAATTCCCGGGAAAATGGTCAAAGGAATGGGCGGCGCGATGGATTTGGTGGCAAGTGCCGACAACATCATCGTAGCCATGCAGCATACCAACCGCGAGGGCGAATCCAAACTCCTGAAGCAGTGCACTTTGCCGATCACCGGCGTTGGTTGCGTCAAGAAGGTGGTTTCGGATTTGGGTGTCTTTGACATCGATCCCGCACGTGGGTTCATCTTGCTCGAACGTGCGCCGGGCGTGAGCGTCGAAGAAATCGTGGCCAAAACAGAAGGAAGGCTCGTCGTGGAAGGCGAAATTCCGGAAATGACATTCTGA
- a CDS encoding DUF5103 domain-containing protein — protein sequence MKTRLHILFTLFGLLTLLGCPKTESSVSSGNSKTDAPFKTLEYADQVYEPNVRTVQFYRGTDPFSYPILYLGDATKLKLEFDILQPEEAGVPDYWIEVVSCDHDWTPSGLLPLEFMEGFSSDRMYDYTPSQNTLIPYIHYRYEFPAEGSAFKKSGNYLLKVFRSGDENDLLLTRRLVVADQKIGVEPLIGQSRMASDRRRIQRVDFNLQLTHSFPGVFDPRQDLKVYVLQNFRWDNAASGLVPMFTTPTELQYQFDAANNFEGGNEFRLLDIRSTRFKTAQIKEISNVDSVYRFDLFTDEPRLRNIYYSKQDLNGNYAIDVQEYPNSAFEADYAFVRFGLKLGEPITDGDVYVHGKFNDWRLDSTNQLSYNAAALRYEGELLMKQGVYDYHYIVKRRKDGMVDEARLEGSHAETENYYTILVYYKPIGARGSELIGMSHVNFYER from the coding sequence TTGAAAACTAGGTTGCATATCCTGTTTACCCTCTTCGGATTGCTGACCCTGCTGGGCTGCCCGAAGACGGAAAGTTCCGTCAGCAGCGGCAATTCCAAGACCGATGCCCCCTTCAAAACCCTGGAATATGCCGATCAGGTCTATGAGCCGAATGTCAGGACCGTGCAGTTTTACCGCGGCACAGACCCCTTCTCCTACCCGATCCTCTACCTCGGGGATGCCACCAAATTGAAGCTGGAATTTGACATCCTGCAGCCCGAGGAGGCCGGTGTACCCGATTATTGGATTGAAGTGGTGAGCTGCGACCACGATTGGACACCCAGCGGATTGTTGCCGCTTGAATTCATGGAAGGCTTCAGCAGCGACCGGATGTATGATTACACCCCGTCTCAAAACACGCTGATCCCCTACATTCATTACCGCTACGAATTCCCGGCCGAGGGCTCAGCCTTCAAGAAATCAGGCAATTACCTGCTCAAGGTGTTCCGCAGTGGCGATGAAAACGACCTGCTACTCACCCGCAGGCTCGTCGTTGCGGATCAGAAAATCGGAGTGGAACCGCTGATCGGGCAAAGTCGCATGGCTTCCGATCGCCGCCGCATTCAAAGGGTCGATTTCAATTTGCAGCTCACGCATTCCTTTCCGGGCGTATTTGATCCGCGGCAGGATTTGAAGGTGTATGTCCTTCAAAATTTCCGTTGGGACAATGCTGCAAGTGGATTGGTACCGATGTTTACCACGCCCACGGAGCTGCAATACCAATTTGATGCAGCCAACAACTTCGAAGGCGGCAACGAATTCCGGCTGCTGGACATTCGCAGTACCCGGTTCAAAACAGCCCAAATCAAGGAAATCTCCAATGTTGATTCGGTCTACCGTTTTGATTTGTTCACCGACGAACCACGCCTTCGCAACATTTATTATTCCAAGCAAGACTTGAACGGCAATTACGCGATTGACGTTCAGGAATATCCGAATTCAGCTTTCGAGGCAGACTATGCCTTTGTGCGCTTTGGGCTCAAATTGGGCGAACCCATTACAGACGGGGATGTGTATGTGCACGGAAAATTCAACGATTGGCGGCTGGACAGTACCAATCAACTGAGCTACAACGCCGCGGCTTTGCGCTACGAAGGCGAATTGCTGATGAAGCAAGGCGTCTATGACTACCACTACATCGTCAAGCGCAGGAAAGACGGCATGGTTGACGAAGCAAGGTTGGAAGGCTCCCATGCGGAAACCGAGAATTATTACACGATCCTGGTGTATTACAAGCCGATCGGTGCACGCGGCAGCGAGTTGATCGGAATGAGCCATGTGAATTTTTACGAAAGGTGA
- a CDS encoding ABC-F family ATP-binding cassette domain-containing protein yields the protein MITLENIGFEFGGRWLFRDTTLQIKPGDRIGLVGRNGTGKTTLLKLLNGHMTPVEGKVSMARGLKIGYLEQEMLSTHTGKSVFEVAMQAFGEQMQLRDEIDAILNNPALNHDEALVHQLADKQHALEAMDGYNIDAKIASVLAGLGFDEAAQARNFDTFSGGWRMRVMLAQLLLMEPDLLMLDEPTNHLDLPAIQWLEDYLKDFKGAFVIVSHDREFLDRLITSVVEISQGRFNRYKGNYSFYLKEKVVVAEQHQREYENQQKAIKDTERFIERFRAKATKAKQVQSKVKLLDKVDRIEAPEGEGGPVNFKFKAETTPGRNILDLKVKTKAFGDRVILHDSELHIYRGDKIALIGANGIGKSTILRIIANVEPFDGELTLGHNVKESFFAQHQLEALTPENEILQEMSKFVFQKGEAYVRGILGGFLFTGDDVFKKIKVLSGGEKSRVALAKTLLSEANFLMLDEPTNHLDIQSIQILSGALKQYEGTYIVVSHDRFFLREVANKIWYIEDGLVREFPGTYEEFNYHLALQKEKLKNEKKAQTDAATKQAKVVAAVAAPVVKRDYQQEKERKKRENKVKGDLERIEARIMELEEKKTELLNKMADPTMATKFDQLVTLQKESDAIDKELGPAQVTWEKLIEEMEQLQLEN from the coding sequence GTGATAACCCTTGAAAATATTGGATTTGAATTCGGCGGCCGATGGCTGTTCCGTGATACAACGTTGCAAATCAAACCAGGCGACCGCATCGGCCTTGTGGGCCGCAACGGAACCGGGAAAACAACCCTGCTGAAATTGCTCAATGGGCACATGACGCCCGTCGAAGGGAAAGTCAGCATGGCCCGTGGGCTCAAAATTGGCTACCTCGAGCAGGAAATGCTCAGCACCCATACCGGAAAAAGCGTGTTTGAGGTGGCGATGCAGGCATTTGGCGAACAAATGCAGCTCCGCGACGAAATTGATGCCATTCTGAACAATCCGGCATTGAACCACGATGAGGCCTTGGTGCATCAGCTTGCAGACAAGCAGCATGCGCTCGAAGCCATGGACGGCTACAACATCGACGCCAAAATTGCGTCCGTGCTTGCAGGTTTGGGCTTCGACGAAGCCGCTCAAGCACGCAATTTTGACACTTTTTCAGGTGGATGGCGCATGCGCGTGATGCTTGCGCAGCTCTTGCTGATGGAGCCCGACCTGCTCATGCTCGACGAACCGACCAACCACTTGGACTTGCCGGCGATCCAGTGGCTCGAAGATTATTTGAAGGATTTCAAGGGTGCATTTGTGATCGTTTCCCACGACCGGGAATTCCTGGACCGTTTGATTACTTCGGTGGTGGAGATTTCCCAAGGCCGATTCAACCGCTACAAAGGCAATTATTCCTTCTACCTCAAGGAAAAAGTTGTCGTCGCCGAGCAACATCAACGCGAATACGAAAATCAGCAGAAGGCGATCAAGGACACCGAGCGGTTCATCGAACGGTTTCGCGCCAAGGCCACCAAGGCCAAACAGGTGCAAAGCAAGGTCAAATTGCTCGACAAAGTAGATCGCATCGAAGCCCCGGAAGGCGAAGGCGGACCGGTCAACTTCAAATTCAAGGCGGAAACAACGCCGGGAAGGAATATTCTTGATCTGAAAGTCAAAACAAAAGCATTCGGAGACCGGGTGATTTTGCATGACTCCGAATTGCATATCTATCGCGGGGACAAAATTGCCCTGATCGGCGCCAACGGCATCGGAAAGTCCACCATTTTGCGCATCATCGCCAACGTGGAGCCGTTTGATGGCGAATTGACCTTGGGCCACAATGTAAAGGAAAGCTTCTTTGCGCAGCACCAATTGGAGGCGTTGACGCCGGAGAATGAGATTCTGCAAGAGATGAGCAAGTTCGTCTTTCAAAAGGGCGAAGCCTACGTTCGCGGCATTTTGGGTGGATTTCTGTTTACCGGCGACGATGTTTTCAAAAAGATCAAGGTGCTCAGCGGTGGCGAAAAGTCACGCGTCGCCTTGGCCAAAACCCTGCTTTCGGAGGCGAATTTCCTGATGCTTGACGAACCAACGAATCACTTGGACATTCAAAGCATTCAGATTTTGTCTGGCGCGCTCAAGCAATACGAAGGCACATATATAGTAGTGTCCCACGACAGGTTTTTCCTCCGCGAAGTTGCCAACAAGATTTGGTACATCGAGGACGGATTGGTGCGCGAATTCCCGGGCACGTACGAGGAATTCAACTACCATCTCGCGCTGCAGAAGGAAAAGCTCAAAAACGAGAAAAAAGCGCAGACTGATGCCGCGACCAAGCAGGCAAAAGTTGTCGCAGCAGTTGCAGCGCCCGTAGTCAAGCGGGATTATCAGCAGGAAAAGGAACGCAAAAAGCGCGAAAACAAGGTCAAGGGCGACCTCGAACGCATCGAGGCCCGCATCATGGAGCTCGAAGAAAAGAAGACCGAATTGCTCAATAAAATGGCCGATCCGACGATGGCGACCAAGTTTGACCAATTGGTAACCCTTCAAAAAGAGTCCGATGCCATCGACAAGGAACTTGGGCCTGCCCAAGTCACCTGGGAAAAGCTGATCGAAGAAATGGAGCAATTGCAGCTTGAAAACTAG
- a CDS encoding cob(I)yrinic acid a,c-diamide adenosyltransferase, giving the protein MKVYTKSGDDGTTGLLGGTRVPKHHLRIEAYGTVDELNSWMGMLKDQPAAAPFGAFIKQIQDNLFTLGSNLASDPEANRMVLPEISEADVVVLEQSIDQMEASLPPLKNFVLPGGHPANSAAHVARCVCRRAERLVVHLHEHSAVPHQNLQYLNRLSDWLFVFSREMTRVTDSQEIAWTPRNT; this is encoded by the coding sequence ATGAAAGTCTATACCAAAAGTGGCGATGATGGAACCACGGGCCTCTTGGGAGGAACGCGCGTTCCCAAGCACCACCTCCGCATTGAGGCATACGGCACTGTGGACGAATTGAATTCCTGGATGGGAATGCTCAAAGACCAGCCGGCCGCGGCACCTTTTGGAGCGTTCATCAAGCAAATTCAAGACAATCTTTTCACACTTGGGTCCAACTTGGCGTCTGATCCAGAAGCCAATAGAATGGTTTTGCCAGAAATTTCAGAGGCCGATGTGGTTGTCCTCGAGCAGAGCATCGACCAGATGGAGGCATCGTTGCCCCCGTTGAAGAACTTCGTTTTGCCGGGTGGGCATCCTGCCAATTCGGCGGCGCACGTGGCGCGTTGTGTTTGTCGGCGGGCCGAGCGACTTGTTGTCCATCTCCATGAACATTCGGCAGTACCGCATCAGAACCTGCAATATTTGAATCGCCTTTCGGATTGGCTGTTTGTCTTTTCGAGGGAAATGACGCGTGTGACCGATTCCCAAGAAATCGCCTGGACACCGCGCAACACTTGA
- a CDS encoding CoA transferase subunit A yields the protein MNKVVSGAEEAIKDIQDGMTLMLGGFGLCGIPENCIAALVKQGTKGLTCISNNAGVDDFGIGLMLKTRQVKKMISSYVGENAEFERQLLSGELEVDLIPQGTLAERVRAGGAGIPAFYTPAGYGTEIADGKEIREFDGKYYLLEHWLRADFAIVKAWKGDTMGNLMFKGTARNFNPMMATAGKITIAEVEHLVQPGELAPNEIHTPGIFVQRIFQGSNYEKRIEQRTVRPRP from the coding sequence ATGAACAAGGTCGTTTCAGGCGCCGAAGAGGCCATCAAAGACATCCAAGACGGCATGACGCTCATGCTCGGCGGATTTGGTTTGTGCGGAATCCCCGAAAATTGCATTGCGGCATTGGTCAAGCAAGGGACCAAGGGCCTCACCTGCATCTCCAACAATGCCGGTGTCGACGATTTCGGAATCGGCCTCATGCTCAAAACGCGGCAGGTCAAGAAGATGATCAGCAGCTATGTCGGGGAAAATGCGGAATTCGAAAGGCAATTATTGTCGGGCGAATTGGAGGTCGATTTGATCCCGCAAGGCACGCTCGCCGAGCGCGTACGCGCAGGTGGCGCAGGCATTCCTGCATTCTATACGCCCGCAGGCTACGGCACAGAAATCGCCGACGGAAAGGAAATCCGCGAATTTGATGGCAAATACTACCTCTTGGAGCATTGGCTCCGTGCAGATTTTGCCATCGTGAAGGCTTGGAAGGGCGACACCATGGGCAATTTGATGTTCAAAGGCACTGCCCGCAACTTCAATCCGATGATGGCGACCGCAGGCAAAATCACGATCGCAGAAGTCGAGCACCTCGTGCAACCCGGCGAACTTGCTCCCAACGAAATCCACACGCCCGGCATCTTCGTGCAGCGCATTTTCCAAGGCAGCAACTACGAAAAACGCATCGAGCAACGCACCGTCCGCCCACGTCCTTGA